DNA sequence from the Streptomyces canus genome:
TCGTGGCCCGCTACTTCCCCATGCCCGGCCACCGGAACGGAGAACTGGCCGCCCGCACCGCCGAAACAGCCGCCCGCCAGAGCAAGTTCGAGGAGATGTACACCAAGCTCTTCACCACTCAGAAGGAGTGGGGCGAGTCGCAGGACTCGAAGGAGTCCGTCTTCCGCGGCTACGCGAAGGAACTCGGCCTGGACATGGACCGGTTCGACGCCGATCTCGCCGATCCGGAAGTGGCCGGACGCGTCCAGGACGACCAGCGCGACGGCCTCGGTCTCGGTGTCCAGGGCACCCCGACGTTCTTCCTCGACGGAGAACGGATCACCAACCCCGCATCCTACGAGGCGTTCAAGGCACTCATCGATGCCCGGCTGTCAGACTGATGGCCCGGGGAGACCACACCATGCGAAACCTGATCGACCAGGTGCGTGTCTTCCGCGCCCGCGCGGCAGCCCACACCCCGCACCCGGCCGGCCTCACCCGGCACCACCGGCCACGGGCCATGCTCATCTCCTGCTCCGACGCCCGCATCGTTCCCGCCTTGCTGACCGCAGCCCGGCCCGGCGACCTCTTCGAACTGCGCACGTACGGAGGGGTGATACCGCCCTACGACGCGAAGATGCCGACCGGTGAATCCAGGACGATCGAGTACGCGGTCGACGAGCTGGGCGTCTCCGACATCATCGTCTGCGGCCACTCTCATTGCGACGTCGTCACCGCGGCCATGCACGACAGCCTGACAGCCTCCGGCATCACGGAGTCCGACGACGATCCGGCCCCCCTGACCGGAGACGTCACCGCCGCCGGGCACTGGCATGTGCTCAGCCAGCTCGACGTGCTCAGCACCTACCCGTGCATCATGCCCCGGCTGGCCGACCGGTCGTTACACCTGCACGCCTGGTTCCACGAGATCGGCACCGGCGCGACCCTGGCCCACCACGCCCGTGCCAACAGCTTCCTGCCCCTGTGAACAGCCCCACCGCATCCGCCGAATACGACAAGGTGAACGCCCGTGGCCTCCACCAGTCGGCTCGTCTACGACGAACGCCTGACCGCCACCAGAGCCTGGTGGGCCATCGCCGTCCCCTTCGGCTTCGCCCTGGCCCCGATCTTCCTTCCCTACGGGGCCATCGCCGCGCTCATCGCCCTGAGCAGGGGAAGGGGACGTCGTTACGACGCGCTCGGGGCCGCGGTCGGGCCTATGCCGCGCAGTTGTTGGATCTCACCGCCGAGCTTGGCACGGAACTGCTCCAGCATCTCCGGCTTCTTGACGCTGACGATCCAGCGGGAGCCGACCAGGTACTTGCCGCCGTAGACAGCGGCGGATTCCAGCCAAGCCTGCTTGTACTTCTCCTCGGGGAAGGTGGTGATGAGGTAGTCGATCGCCTTCGTGTGGCACAGGCCCTGGCGCAGTTCGTCCGCTTCGATTCGGATCTTGGGCTTGCAGCCTGTCAGGTTGGCGATCACCTCAACCTTCGCCGGAGCCACCACCCCCGCTGCCGGGGCAGCGGTCACTGTCTGCGGCGACGCCTTGCCCTTGTCTGTGGCATCGTCCTCGCCTCCGCTGCACGCGGTGGCCAGCGGTAGGAGGGCCAGGCTCCCCGCCAGAGCAGCGCAACGCACCAGTCGGGCCGTGGGCGTGATGCGGCCGCCGAGTTCCCCAGATCGCTCCTGTGACTGCTGAAGCACGTCCTACTCCGTATCCGCGTATCCACGCTCTTCCTGCCCGAGCTGGCGGACAGGCGTACGACCAGAGGTACGGGTGAACGTAGGTGGCTGTTCACCCCGTATGTCACCGCGAGCCCGTGGGACGGTCGGGACAACCGCCCCACGGGCCGGCACTCATGCCCAGGCGCGCGCCGGCGCAGCGAGCCGTTCCCTCGCTGCATGAGCCGCCGGGCGACGGGATTCCGTGTCCCGTCGTCCGGCCTGGCCCCTCGTGTGTCAGGGTCTGATCGTCAGCCAGTCGAGCGCGGCGACCCGGCCCGTGCCCTTCGCCACGAGGTAGAGGTCGTGTGCGCCGGTGACATGGCGCTTCAGGAGGACGGACTGCTCCTGCCAGTCACCGGTACCCGTGACGGGCACCACCGCGGCCACCGGTCCGTCCGGCGCGTCCAGGCGCAGTTGGAGCGAGCAGGCCCGTGCGCAGGCGGAGTCGAGTCGTACGGTGAGGTGCTTCCCGCTGATGTTCGCCTTGCGGAAGGCCAACCGGTCGCCGGAGGCGAGGACCCCGGTGGCCGCCGTGCCTCGCGCCACCCCTCGTACGCTCGTGGCCCGTTCGGCCTGGAGTGTCGAGGCGGCGTCGGGCCCGTCGCCGTACAGCCGGATGTCGTTCACGACCCAGGGCGTGGGCCCGCTCGCGGTCAGCGTGAGCCGTACGTAGCGGGCGGTGGTCTGTGTGGGGAACACCGCGTCCTGGGTGAAGGAGCGGCCGGAGACCCGGGCGAGCGGATCGCCCCACCGCGTGCCGTCGCGGCTGACGGAGACCGTGAAGCCGTACGGCTGGCCCCGGGTGTCGCGGCCCGCGTCGAGGGAGAGCCGGTCGAAGGTCTTGCTCTCGCCGAGGTCGACGGTCAGGGACTGGCCGGCGGCCTGCGGGGCGGCGCCCGTCCAGCGGGTGTTGATGTCGCCGTCGACGGTGGCGGCGGCGTCGGTGCCGTCGCTCGCGGTGGCGCTCCAGTTGCCGTGCCGCACCCGCTGCTGACAGCCGGGCAGGTCGCAGCCGGTCGACCAGATGGGAGCGCCGTACTCGTAGGCGCCCTGGTCGGGAGCTGTGCCCAGGGTGTCGGTGGTGGTGCCGTCGACCACCTCGCCCGCGTCGATGGCGGGTGATCCGGGGGTCAGCCACAGCTCGCCGTTGACGGCGTCCGTGTAGCCGGGCTTTTCGCTGATCAGGTTGGAACGGACGACCGGCAACGGGTTGCCGGTCTGCGTCGCGGTGACCGGCTTGGGTCCGACGATGTTGCTGAAGTACGAGCCGGAGGCGTCCGTCGCGCCACCGAGGGCGGACGAGGCGACGTTGATGCCCACGCCGTAACTGGAGTTGTGGTCCTCGTTGGCGATGCTGGGACCGGTGTGTCCGTTGAAGTAGACGCCCCGACTGCCGGTGTTCCAGGCGACGTTGTGGTGCAGCTTGAAGTGGCCGGAGTAGTTGTCGACGTAGTAGCCGTTCTGGCCGTCGGCGTCGTGCGCGGTGTTGTGGTCGATGGAGGTGCCGGAGCCGTTCAGGCTGCAGCAGACGTAGAAGGGTGAGCCGTCGCGGGAGGTGCGCATCGCCTCGGAGATGTCGTTGTAGGCGATGCGGTTGTCGTGGAACTCGGTGCCGTTGAGCTGCCAGGCGGTGTCGATGGCCGCTCGTCCGGTGCGGCGGACCGTGTTGTGGGTGACCGTGTGGCCTTTGCCGTTGATCTCGATGCCGGGGGTGTAGCTGCCCATCCACCCGACGTCGTGGAGGTAGTTGTTGGTGACGGTGTTGCCGGTGCCGCGGACCAGGACGCCGTCACCGGCCGACTGGGCGATCTCGCTGTTCTTCAGGGTGTTGCCGGTGCCGAGGATCTGGATGCCGGAGTCGAGGATGCGGGAGGCGACGATGTTGCCCTCGAAGGGCTCGACGGCTAGGTCGCTGTCCGGTGGCATGGGCAGGGTGGAGAACTCGGAGATGTAGGTGGCGTGCAACCCGTCCACCACAACTCCCGTACTGGACTTGCCCGTTCGCAGGGAGGTTCCCCATAGGTTCAGGCCGCGGACGGTGACGTACGAGCTGGCGCTCAGGTCGAGGCCCCACAGCCGGTGCTTGGCGGTCACCGTGTGGCCGGCGATGCCGTCCTTCGGGGGGACGAGGTAGAGCCGGTGCTCGGTCTTGTCGTAGTACCACTCCCCCGGTTGGTCGAGGGCGGCCTTCGATCCGACGAGGTAGTAGTTGCGGTAGGTCTGGTTGCCCATGCACAGCGGCGGGCAGCGGTAGTTGCCGCCCCTGAAGTCCAGTTCGCCCGATGAGGCGGCCGTGACCGTGCCGGTCTGCTGGGCCCAGGGGTTGGAGCCCGCCCACACGTGAACGGTGGCGCCGGTCCAGTCGGCGTCGGGCAGGTCGGTGTCGTCGATGTGCTGGTCGGTGGAGGTGGTGCCGGCCTCGGCCCACGTGGCGTTCAGCGGATCGGCCCCGGAGTTGGGCCAACGGCCCTCCGCCGCACGGGTGTTGTCCAGGAACACCGCGTTGAAGTCGGGATCGGGCGGCAGATTGGCGGCGGCGGCGATCAGTCCGCCGCCCGCGTCCTTCCAGCCGGTCACCTTCTCCGTCCCGTCGACGGTCACCGGTCCGTCCCCGTACGCGGCGATCGTGACCGGGGTGCCCTCGGTGCCGGAGGGAGGGGTGAGTTGTTCGCGGTAGGTGCCTTTGTGGATCAGGCAGGTGTCGCCGGGGCGGACGCGGTCGAGGCAGGCGCCGATGGTGCGCAGAGGGCTTGCCTGCGTGCCGTGGGCGTGGTAACTGCCCCGGGGGGCGACGTGGTACGTGTGGCCGGTTTGCGCCGCCTGCGCCTGAACCGGCGAGGTCAGCAGCGCGGTCACGGCGGCCAGTACGGACAGATGTCTGAGTCTCAAGTCCCGTCTCCAGTCGTCGAATGTGCGGTGGTCGAGGGATGTGCCGTGGTCGGGAGATGTGTGAGGGTCGTCGGATGTGCGAGACGCGGAGGTTCTCGCCACGCCGTCTCGGCTTCGCTGCCGTCCGGGGCACCGAGCACGGCACACCTCAACCAGTGCTCGCCGGGCGGGAGTCGCCCTATGAGGACGGGCAGGGCGGTGCGTCGTGCGAGGACGTTCGTGCCGGGCAGACAGTCGACGACCTCGCCTTCGCGCCGGCCGTCGAGGTCCCGTAGGCCGGTGAGTCCCGCGGGGGCCGACACCCGTGCATGACCCGGCCCGGCCTCGCGGTCCGTGCCCGCGTCACGGTCGACGGCGAAGCCTGCCTCGGCGGTGTGCAGGGCGCGAGCAGTGCGGATGCGGTGGGTGCGCACATGCCAGGGCGCGGTGGCCGTCAGCCAGGTGGTGATCTCCACGTCGGGCCACGGGTGCCAGGTGCTGAGGACCATGTCGCCGCTGACGTAGTGCGCGGCCGGCTCCTCGCGCACCCGGTAGTGGGCCCCGCCGTCGTCGCTCAGCGCCAGCATGGAGTCGTACGCGCCCTGTTCCAGCCCGAGCGTGCCGTTCGGCAGGCTGAAGCCGAAGCGGGTCGAGTACGCGAACTTGGCGTACTTCTCGGCGCCATGGCGCACCCACCGGTGGTGCTGGCGCCCGGCGAGCAGGGTGACGTCGCCGTGCGTGCGCATCAGCACCGCCCCGGCGTGCGGCTGGGCGCTGACGGCCGGGAGGACGGGAGCCGGCTCTTCCTTCGCGGTCCAGAACCCGTGCTGTTCGGGCAGCACGAGCGGCAGATATGCCTTGAGCGACCAGTAGGGCGAGCCCGGCGCGTTGTACTGCTCGGCCAGCGCGGGCTGCGGATAGCCGTATCCGACGGAGAGCAGCCCGTCGGGGCCGGTCACCGGCCGCCCGCGCCACCAGCGCAGGTGCCGCAGCAGGTACCCCTTCACCTCGCCCCAGGGCAGTACGTCGACGCCCGCGAAGGGCAGCGCGCCCCAGAAGGCGGCCTGCGCCCAGCGGTAGGTCAGGCTGCGGCCGTACGGGACGGCGGCGCCGTCGTCGGCGAACCAGTGGCGGAAGTCGGCGGCGAACCGGGCCGCCCGGTCCTTGAAGCGGTCGCCGCCGGTCAGGGTGTCGTACAGCAGCCCGTAGAAGTGCATGGCCCACGGGACGTAGTAGTCGCGCCGTTCGGTGGGGCCGTCCGCGTACCAGCCGTCGCCCAGCCAGAAGGTCTCCAGACGGTCGAGGCGGGCGGTGATCAGCGAGCGGTCGTAGGGCACTCCCACCCGGTCGAGGCCGAGGCCGACCAGCACCGGGAAGAAGAGCCAGTTGTTGTCGGTGGTCTCCCTGGGCAGCGCGCTGAGCAGCCAGCGGGCGAGCCGGTCGCGTTCGGGGCCGCTCAGCGGGTCCCACCACTGCTCGGGGGCGAGGGCGAGCGCGAAGCCGATGGCAGCCATCTCCACGATGCGCTGGTCGTGGTCGCCGGGCTCGCCCCAGTACTCGGGATGCGCGGGATCGCTGCCGTGGGCGAGCCCGCGGACCCACAACTCGGCGTGCGGAACGGCCTGTCCGCCCGCCGCGAGGGGCGCCAGTCCCCACAGCGGCCGGGCGAACGCCTCCAGTTCGGCGGCCGTGTCGTCGTGGATCGCGGTGTTCACGCCGAGCCGTACGCGCGCCAGGCCCGCGCTGAAGCGGGACACGAGGGGATCCACCAAGTCTCTTACCTCGGCGGCCAGTTCGGTGCGTGCGTCCTCGTCCATCAGCCTTTCTCCGCCCCGGCCAGCAGCCCGGTGCGCAGGAAGCGCTGGGCGAGGACGAAACCGATCAGCAGCGGCGCGCAGGCCACCAGGCCGGCCAGGGCCGCCTCCGGCTGGTGGATGTCGAGGTCGGCGAAGCCGCTGGAGTTGTTGACCGCGCCGGTGGACTGCAGCAGGGACATCAGGCCGAGCTGGAGGGTGAAGGTGCGGTCGTCGGAGAGCATCACGAAGGGCAGGAAGAAGTCGGTCCAGCAGCGGACGAAGCCGAAGAAGGCGATCAGCGCGATGGCGGGGCGGGCCAGCGGCACCGCGACGGACCAGAACAGCCGCAGCTCACTCGCCCCGTCGACGCGTCCGGCGTCCAGCAGGCTGTCGGGCAGGTTCGCCTGGAAGTGGAGGAAGGCGAGGTAGACGCCGAAGGGGTAGAAGGACAGCGGAAGGATCACCGACCAAACCGTGCCGGTGAGGTTGAGTGCCGACATCTCCAGGTACAGCGGGAGCACCAGCGCGGCCGGGGGAAGGATCATCGTCACGATCGACAGGGTGAGCAGGGCCCGGCGGCCGGCGAAGTCGTGTTTGGCGAGGGCGTATCCCGCGGGGACGCACAGCAGCAGCGAGACGGCCACGCTGGCCGCCGCGTAGATGATCGAGTTGCCGATCCACAGGGTGATCTGGCCGTCGTTGTACGACATCAGGTGTGACCAGGCGTCGCCCACGTTGCCCAACGAGCCGAAACCCAAGGGTGAGCCGGTGGTCAGGTCGTCGGCCGTGCGGGTGGGTGCGAGGAGCAGCCAGAGCAGGGGCAGTCCGAAGAAGACGGCCGCACCGAGCAGGAACAGGGCGCGGGCGCCGCGCGACAGAGCGGTCATCACTCACTCACCGGGAGTCGGAGGAGTCGGTGGCGTACATACGGGTGCGGGTGATCACGATCCAGGCGGCCAGCACGCCGACCGCGAGCATGGCCAGGGACAGCGCGGCGGCCTTGCCGAAGTCGCCGTCCTGGGTGGCGTAGGTGTAGGCGAGCTGGTTGAGGGACCAGGTGGGGCTGATCTGGCCAGGGGCGCCGGTGGACAGCACGGTCGGTTCGACGAACACCTGACTGCCGGAGGCGAAACTGGAGATCAGTACGAAGGCGACGTACGTGCGGACCATCGGCAGCTTGACGTGCCACATGGTCCGCCAGGCCGAGGCGCCGTCGACCTGGGCGGCCTCCAGGACGTCCTTGGGAAGGGCGTTGAGTGCCCCGTACAGGACCACGATCCAGCCGCCGGCGTGCACCGCGACACCCATCACGGTGAGGACGGCGATGACGCTGCCGCCGGACAGCGCGTCCGTGGCGCTCTGGATGTCCATCAGCTTGAGCAGCGGGGAGAACGGGCTGCTGTCCGGGCTGACCATGAACAGCCACAGCAGGGCGGCGGCCGAGCCGGTGACCGCGCCGGGCAGGTAGTAGACGAGTTGCAGCGCGCTCGTCGTGCGGCCGGGGCGGGCGTGCAGGGTGAAGGCGAGGGACAGGACGGTCAGCAGCAGGATCGGCAGCCAGAGCAGCAGATACGTCGCCACGTTGGCGGCCGCGTCGCCGAGCCGGTAGTCCTCGAACACGGTCGCCCAGTCGCGCCCGCCGGTGAAGGAGCCGTTGTCGACGAACGAGGTCCACAGGGCGTATCCGGCTGGCGCGAGCCCGAAGACCACGAGGAACGCGGTGTACGGGCCGACGAGGATCCAGACGGCGGCAGTGCGAGCGGGGCGGCGTCGGCGGCGGGGTGTCGCCGGTACCGGGGCCGCGGCGGCGGAGGGGCGGGGTGTCGTGAGCGTTTTCATCCGACCGTGTACCCGCTGGTCCTGGCCGCCGCCTCCAGCTTGTCCTGCCAACTCGCCAGTGCGCTGCGGAGGTTGCCGCCCGAGTCGATCGCCTTGACGAGCGTGTCGTTGAAGCTGCTCTGCCAGTCGGCTTCGAAGCGGACCGCGCCGAAGCCGGGACGCAGTGCGTTCGCTGCCGCGGTGAGGGCGGGCATCGGGTCGGAGGCGTAGTACGGGTCCTTCGACTTGGCCTCGCCCCATTTCGTCGCGGCCGCCGTGAAGGCGGGGTAGGTGGGCTGCTTCGCCTGGAGGTCGATGTCGGTGGTCATCCAGCGCACGAGATCCACGGCCTCCTTGGTACGTCCGCCGGCGTGCGCGGAGACGAGGAAGGCTCCGCCACCGACCTGTCCGGCGTACGGCTTGCTCTCGCCGGGCCAGGTGGGCATGGGGGCCGCGGCGATCCGTCCCTTGGGCACCTTGAAGGCGGGTGCGAACATGAAGTCGCCGAACCAGGCCGGGGCAGGCAGCATCAGGATCTTGTCGCCCTTGCCGAACTTGGCGAAGCCCGGGTCGATGGGCACGACGGTGGTGACCGCCTTCTTCCGGGCGAGTGGCTGGAGCAGATCGGCGACCCGGGTGCAGTTCGCCTGGCCCAGGTCGATGTGGACCTCGGTGAGGCTGAGGGTGTCGCGGGTTGCACAGCCGCTGCTGCCGAAGTAGATGCCGGCGCCGTACTTGCCGTTGACGGCTCCGACGATGGTCCCGGGGTGTTCCTGGGCCGCCTTCAGACCGGTCTGCTGGTACTCGGCCCAGGTCTTGGGGACCTGGTAGCCGTATCGCTTCATCAGCGTCGCGTCGTACCACAGGACGGTGGGGGCGATGTCGTTGCGCAGGCAGTACGTCTTGCCGCCGAAGGTGCAGGTGTCGAGGGAGCCGGGGGTGAAGCCGTCGCGGACCGACTTCGGGACGAGGTCGTCGAGCGAGGCCGCGTAGCCGAACTTCTCGCTCGCGAGGGTCGCCGCCTCGGCCGGGTTGGCCAGGAAGGCGACATCGGGCCAGCCGCTCTTGGTGCGGTTGGCGAGCGAGATCTTGGTGGGTACGTAGCCCGCGTCGGGCGGAATGGTGACGATGCGCATCTTCAGGTCGGGGTGGGCCTTCTTGTACTGCTGGGCCGCGGGCATCCGGGTGTTGTCCACCCAGACCAGCAACTCGCCCTTGCCGCCGCCCGAACCGCCGCCGGCACCACCGCCGGTTCCCCCGCAGCCGGAGAGGACCAGAGTCAGGGCCGCGGCCGCGGCCAGGGAAGCCACGCGCCATCTCTTCATGGGGGGACCGCCTTTTCGCCGGGAGTCTTACGTCGACAGCGAGGATTGCGATAGTTTTCGCAAAACTCGATCGCCCGGCAACGTAGGAGATTCATCCGATGACGTCAACGGTTCGGACAGGATCCCGTGAGGCAAGACGGCGCACCCTGGCCGAAATTGCCGATCAGGCAGGCGTTTCGGTGTCCACGGTCTCCAAGGTGCTCCACGACAGATCCGATGTATCCGCCGAAACAAGAGCCAAGGTGCAGCGCCTGCTGGGGCAGCACGGCTATCTGGCGAAACATCGGCCGGCGGCCACCGCGGCCCCACCCGGCGGGCTGATCGACTTCGTCATCAACGAACTCGACAGCCCCTGGGCGGTCGAGTTGATCCGGGGCGCGGAGGACGTCCTGCACGACGCGGGAATGGGGCTGGTCGTCTCCTCCACCCACGGCCGGTCCAAACGCGCCCGTCAGTGGCTGGACTCGCTGGCCACCCGCTCCACGCGCGGAGCGATTCTCGTGGTTCCCGAACTGACGCCCGAGCAGCACGAGGAGCTGAGCCGGCTCGGCATCCCCTTCGCGCTGGTGATGCCGATCGACGAGCCCGCGCCGGGCACTCCATGGGTGGGCGCGACCAACTGGCCCGGCGGGCTGGCCGCGACCCGCCACCTCATCGAGCTGGGCCACCGGCGGATCGCGATCATCAGCGGCCCGGAGCGCCGGCTCACCTCCCGGGCACGGGTCGACGGCTACCGCTCGGCGCTGGCCGAGGCCGATCTTCCCTTCGACGCCGAGCTGGTGCGCTACGGGGACTTCACCCACAACCTCGCGTACCAACACGCCCTGGAGCTCCTGGCGTTGCCCGACCGTCCGACGGCGATCTTCGCCGGCAGCGACCACCAGGCGCTGGGCACCTACCGGGCCGCCGCCGAACTGGGCCTTCGCATCCCGGCCGACGTCAGCGTGGTCGGCTTCGACGATCTGCCGTTCGCGGACTGGGTGACCCCACGCCTGACGACGGTCCGCACTCCCCTGGCCGACATGACGGCGCTCGCGGCCCGGATGGTGCTGCGGCTGCTGTCCGGGGAACAGCCGGAGACGACGCGGGTGGAGGTGGCGACGGAGCTGGTGGTGCGGGAGAGCAGCGGACGCCGTCCACCGCACTGAGCCCGCTGTGCGGGCGCCGGTCCACTCGGCGGGTGGCGGTCGATCCGGTCGGCGACGGCTCGGGGGCAACGGGCGGCGGGTCGACCAGGACCCGGCCGAGGACAGTGAGCCTTTCCATCGTCAGCTTGAGCTGGCCGCATCAGCCTCTCGGACGGCGCCGTATGAGCCCCGCACCCGACGAACGCGACCGTATCCGCCCGACCATGGACCCGCATCCTGCAGGGAACCGCGCAGCACTCCACCGGCGCGCTGACGATTGTCGCCCTGGCCCAGGAAGCCGGCGTACTGCGCAACGCGCTCACCCCGCTGCGGGCCGATGTCGAGCAGCCGGTGCGCGTCATGAACCAACTTACGGCGCACAACCAGCAGCTGCTCCGCGCCCTGTCGAGCCCGGATGCCCTGGTCCGGGCATTGCCGAATCCGCCACATCCAGGCCGCAGCCACTGAGTCGCTGTCCACGTCCGGTACAGGTGATGGCGGTCACAGCAATCGGTCGACCAGCCCGTCGATGTAGTCCGGGGTGAGCGGGACCATGCCGAACAGGACGCGGATGTACATCGGGGCCAGGATGTGGTCCAGCACGTCGAACGCGTCGAGTGCGGGCTCGCCACGGTCGCGGGCGCGATCGAGCATGGATTGCAGTTGCCGGGTGCGCTCGGCGCGCAGGTGGTCGCTCGCCCGCAGGCCCTGCTGACCGCTGCTCGACAGGGCGAAGGCCAGGTGCAGCACCGCCGGACCGTCGGGTCCGGTGATCTCACGGGCCACTTGGGCAGCGTAAGTGCGCAGGTCGCCGTCGAGGCTCCCGGTGTCGGGCATCGGCGACCGCGCGTTGAGACGGGTGAGCGCCACCTCGCTGAGCAGGGTTTCCAGGCTGCCCCACCGACGGTAGACGCTGCTGTCAGCCACACCTGCGCGGGCAGCGACCTCGCCGACGGTGAAGTTGCCGTAGCCGCGCTCGCTGATCAGTTCGGTGACGGCCTGGTGCACCTGCGCGCCGACGCGGGCACTGCGCCCGCCGGGCCTGCGGGCTCGCTGTCGCTCGTTCATACCCCCACCTTAACGCAGTCAGCACTTGCGTTTATGGGGCGTCCTCCTTACAGTCATCTAACGCAGTCGCCGACTGCTTTAGAGCGCTCAGGCGTATCACCGTCCGCGTCGACCGTGGCCGGGTACAACTACCGATCGGGGGGGTCCCCATGGCTGCATCGCTTGCGACCGCAGGCGGTCGATCAAACCGGGCCGTGCTACTCACGGTGACCTGCCTGGGCCAGTTCATGGTCCTGCTCGACAACACGATCGTCGGAGCGGCGCTGCCCGACATGCAGCATCGCCTGCACACCCAACTGACGGGTCTGCAATGGATCGTCGACGCGTACGTACTGCTGGTCGCCATGCTGCTGCTGTCCGGCGGCATCTTCGCCGACCGGTTCGGCCGCAAGCGGGTGTACCTGACCGGCGTGGCTGTGTTCACGGCCGCGTCCCTGATGTGCGCCCTCGCGCCCTCGCTCGGCTGGCTGATCGCCGGCCGGGTGCTGCAGGGCATCGGGGCCGCGGCGCTGAGCCCTGCCTCACTCGCCCTGCTCGCCGCCGCCCATCCCGTGCCGCAGGAACGCATGAAGGCGATCGGGCTGTGGGCCGGATTGAGCGGGATCGGTCTGGC
Encoded proteins:
- a CDS encoding DsbA family protein; its protein translation is MSKLKKNLIAAAVLLAGFALAIGSYLLLAPDNRNNGGLDVQPAAEALPVRENSHRLTEPKKSELTIVEFLDFECESCGAYYPAVEQLREAYGDRVTFVARYFPMPGHRNGELAARTAETAARQSKFEEMYTKLFTTQKEWGESQDSKESVFRGYAKELGLDMDRFDADLADPEVAGRVQDDQRDGLGLGVQGTPTFFLDGERITNPASYEAFKALIDARLSD
- a CDS encoding carbonic anhydrase, translating into MRNLIDQVRVFRARAAAHTPHPAGLTRHHRPRAMLISCSDARIVPALLTAARPGDLFELRTYGGVIPPYDAKMPTGESRTIEYAVDELGVSDIIVCGHSHCDVVTAAMHDSLTASGITESDDDPAPLTGDVTAAGHWHVLSQLDVLSTYPCIMPRLADRSLHLHAWFHEIGTGATLAHHARANSFLPL
- a CDS encoding discoidin domain-containing protein, translating into MRLRHLSVLAAVTALLTSPVQAQAAQTGHTYHVAPRGSYHAHGTQASPLRTIGACLDRVRPGDTCLIHKGTYREQLTPPSGTEGTPVTIAAYGDGPVTVDGTEKVTGWKDAGGGLIAAAANLPPDPDFNAVFLDNTRAAEGRWPNSGADPLNATWAEAGTTSTDQHIDDTDLPDADWTGATVHVWAGSNPWAQQTGTVTAASSGELDFRGGNYRCPPLCMGNQTYRNYYLVGSKAALDQPGEWYYDKTEHRLYLVPPKDGIAGHTVTAKHRLWGLDLSASSYVTVRGLNLWGTSLRTGKSSTGVVVDGLHATYISEFSTLPMPPDSDLAVEPFEGNIVASRILDSGIQILGTGNTLKNSEIAQSAGDGVLVRGTGNTVTNNYLHDVGWMGSYTPGIEINGKGHTVTHNTVRRTGRAAIDTAWQLNGTEFHDNRIAYNDISEAMRTSRDGSPFYVCCSLNGSGTSIDHNTAHDADGQNGYYVDNYSGHFKLHHNVAWNTGSRGVYFNGHTGPSIANEDHNSSYGVGINVASSALGGATDASGSYFSNIVGPKPVTATQTGNPLPVVRSNLISEKPGYTDAVNGELWLTPGSPAIDAGEVVDGTTTDTLGTAPDQGAYEYGAPIWSTGCDLPGCQQRVRHGNWSATASDGTDAAATVDGDINTRWTGAAPQAAGQSLTVDLGESKTFDRLSLDAGRDTRGQPYGFTVSVSRDGTRWGDPLARVSGRSFTQDAVFPTQTTARYVRLTLTASGPTPWVVNDIRLYGDGPDAASTLQAERATSVRGVARGTAATGVLASGDRLAFRKANISGKHLTVRLDSACARACSLQLRLDAPDGPVAAVVPVTGTGDWQEQSVLLKRHVTGAHDLYLVAKGTGRVAALDWLTIRP
- a CDS encoding DUF2264 domain-containing protein; translation: MDEDARTELAAEVRDLVDPLVSRFSAGLARVRLGVNTAIHDDTAAELEAFARPLWGLAPLAAGGQAVPHAELWVRGLAHGSDPAHPEYWGEPGDHDQRIVEMAAIGFALALAPEQWWDPLSGPERDRLARWLLSALPRETTDNNWLFFPVLVGLGLDRVGVPYDRSLITARLDRLETFWLGDGWYADGPTERRDYYVPWAMHFYGLLYDTLTGGDRFKDRAARFAADFRHWFADDGAAVPYGRSLTYRWAQAAFWGALPFAGVDVLPWGEVKGYLLRHLRWWRGRPVTGPDGLLSVGYGYPQPALAEQYNAPGSPYWSLKAYLPLVLPEQHGFWTAKEEPAPVLPAVSAQPHAGAVLMRTHGDVTLLAGRQHHRWVRHGAEKYAKFAYSTRFGFSLPNGTLGLEQGAYDSMLALSDDGGAHYRVREEPAAHYVSGDMVLSTWHPWPDVEITTWLTATAPWHVRTHRIRTARALHTAEAGFAVDRDAGTDREAGPGHARVSAPAGLTGLRDLDGRREGEVVDCLPGTNVLARRTALPVLIGRLPPGEHWLRCAVLGAPDGSEAETAWREPPRLAHPTTLTHLPTTAHPSTTAHSTTGDGT
- a CDS encoding carbohydrate ABC transporter permease; translated protein: MTALSRGARALFLLGAAVFFGLPLLWLLLAPTRTADDLTTGSPLGFGSLGNVGDAWSHLMSYNDGQITLWIGNSIIYAAASVAVSLLLCVPAGYALAKHDFAGRRALLTLSIVTMILPPAALVLPLYLEMSALNLTGTVWSVILPLSFYPFGVYLAFLHFQANLPDSLLDAGRVDGASELRLFWSVAVPLARPAIALIAFFGFVRCWTDFFLPFVMLSDDRTFTLQLGLMSLLQSTGAVNNSSGFADLDIHQPEAALAGLVACAPLLIGFVLAQRFLRTGLLAGAEKG
- a CDS encoding carbohydrate ABC transporter permease translates to MKTLTTPRPSAAAAPVPATPRRRRRPARTAAVWILVGPYTAFLVVFGLAPAGYALWTSFVDNGSFTGGRDWATVFEDYRLGDAAANVATYLLLWLPILLLTVLSLAFTLHARPGRTTSALQLVYYLPGAVTGSAAALLWLFMVSPDSSPFSPLLKLMDIQSATDALSGGSVIAVLTVMGVAVHAGGWIVVLYGALNALPKDVLEAAQVDGASAWRTMWHVKLPMVRTYVAFVLISSFASGSQVFVEPTVLSTGAPGQISPTWSLNQLAYTYATQDGDFGKAAALSLAMLAVGVLAAWIVITRTRMYATDSSDSR
- a CDS encoding extracellular solute-binding protein encodes the protein MKRWRVASLAAAAALTLVLSGCGGTGGGAGGGSGGGKGELLVWVDNTRMPAAQQYKKAHPDLKMRIVTIPPDAGYVPTKISLANRTKSGWPDVAFLANPAEAATLASEKFGYAASLDDLVPKSVRDGFTPGSLDTCTFGGKTYCLRNDIAPTVLWYDATLMKRYGYQVPKTWAEYQQTGLKAAQEHPGTIVGAVNGKYGAGIYFGSSGCATRDTLSLTEVHIDLGQANCTRVADLLQPLARKKAVTTVVPIDPGFAKFGKGDKILMLPAPAWFGDFMFAPAFKVPKGRIAAAPMPTWPGESKPYAGQVGGGAFLVSAHAGGRTKEAVDLVRWMTTDIDLQAKQPTYPAFTAAATKWGEAKSKDPYYASDPMPALTAAANALRPGFGAVRFEADWQSSFNDTLVKAIDSGGNLRSALASWQDKLEAAARTSGYTVG
- a CDS encoding LacI family DNA-binding transcriptional regulator, which encodes MTSTVRTGSREARRRTLAEIADQAGVSVSTVSKVLHDRSDVSAETRAKVQRLLGQHGYLAKHRPAATAAPPGGLIDFVINELDSPWAVELIRGAEDVLHDAGMGLVVSSTHGRSKRARQWLDSLATRSTRGAILVVPELTPEQHEELSRLGIPFALVMPIDEPAPGTPWVGATNWPGGLAATRHLIELGHRRIAIISGPERRLTSRARVDGYRSALAEADLPFDAELVRYGDFTHNLAYQHALELLALPDRPTAIFAGSDHQALGTYRAAAELGLRIPADVSVVGFDDLPFADWVTPRLTTVRTPLADMTALAARMVLRLLSGEQPETTRVEVATELVVRESSGRRPPH